One genomic segment of Oncorhynchus kisutch isolate 150728-3 linkage group LG15, Okis_V2, whole genome shotgun sequence includes these proteins:
- the LOC109905844 gene encoding uncharacterized protein LOC109905844 isoform X2 has translation MKRNVSRLRLSPNEEAQLIREEHERRRKLRIQQVREQERYIALQIRTEVQLRRERELQNLAEELKGEWEQQQSEKLKTLQKLYQDNLRVLGEGHRSAKENEPDWEAIAQKNEENHVRADERYRVALKELKSQRQKDQEEQNRFIKARKKSIQVEKQRAAKVANFPSLPPNPIESIESRKLHAVKKSDVDAFSVTHYHMPETAVDREVYTAQPNAQVAALEEMQRLQELGQEEQSERREQLEKARLRGNHALRREQLTQDRARLLVELEHMHQTDLLRRRQVMAQMPAQIFQPLHKRQEMREDWQRDMEFAFEDMYTGERRVKGDLVLQLVPEPLLAVSTGSQDEDLDLTQEATPDLTPLAGAEEQQDEEPSRPLGGAPRQALKKLLTRIRSQRDQWSYRRLADPPGDCQTTPTAECDTSAGITTIETGSLASEERGRPLTTISRLPDPSQSAQAIETTEESIVAGTLLHPDKQVIKIHTFETERKRREEELERQKQEQIALLQELEEKKSRLELLLQEAQQEREQLQTAMNQDTPATSGTQKTPAQDVSPAAPTPESTIHSAAEDDHSRRIREYQQRLFDQNRLHKQSVEEARRRLEGYQRTLRNRYSGQTSSTCLPPGTTARPLPHFKGLINPPAVPLELPSGSALLPCLPVALSPYSRAHTPLDLPTQEPSILAQTLFLPGTTVGSHINSRTSPVQLEPTFESLRDQRAGVWLAENVFSRVTEDVPEKLPPPSTSLDPQSYRPRPVSLHPTPHIPLPSRTDPIPPISPTLSEVGAPVNPGSVLRAPDKFGEEVERQRQELREAQRRVEAQREVLFMQQRELEEEQREQRRRQREALQALLTADDTQPDPETTDGLGSEVLGSERLRLMAALLRAIEESNGQTSTSVETSQSQDDTLYVQSSHSDRPAPHPLPHPRAAKPPVARARLAVMEMTEQHELSAIQEVETPANASLITEESVAVSIERAIAEEQDHSGHSERGHSSTSVSSAWEHTAGTGSETLTGSGRSSKLSWRERLQLEAGASPGPDPTTALPERSYHSCQFGRGVLGKSPTELESLSFQSACRPSEPDYLSSTTISSGSYATTDPEHTSTDPEHTSTDPEHTSTDPEHTSTQIDSSLLMAGFGMGGGGTNKKTSVNGSSSSRHSPCRGVSGTILDSLIHSSSIQRIIDKYTRELNFSLSTAGNQTGPSAVLEGSVCEEPSSSVSQQKPWSKLLQENEGPDRSPVWESGAQGQDQEWDNTVNRIMDRLSDKSSSLVLDQGRDSTFSPMTGQPSDKSSSPGQGWDSTLSRMIGQLSGQSTSLDHGWDSTLSRMIGGLSNQSISVSQRLDQSSQWLDEVQDESRVMRPLAGELDESAAQWSGSSEAGGSNSLGWVDLRVSGQTGVFSDPEGAPESQLLSSSSLPGREPPHYQSLQHSGACSKEADRTGASDSFHPLLAEVTHNETAEPFMTFHLPEEEVEGLCSHDEDGDHEAPAGDLELSACSEEFEDDTDPSVTSEPSPERLRGAEEPPQPSPALHDSLYQLTISQCLPHDSALQVSPGAEEVGLAACEDVSTLDMPLEGGDTDMESTPTPQRLDKRGAIKIEDLDAGEPDDQLCSESKISPPIWERIMEVGSVKGIMNESMLTLVSLTDTTLQGQELTEEGEIEESKSTMLPEEDASLQEKETTPSHAVMLLEFQSCPSVNLQEAFQPKRRALIQRSARRVEEIQAKRDEARANTITRAQSDITESRANTTTRAQSDISESRANTTTRAQSDPTTVQSTASKPRREERSAESTHAGGYAKQKKQQPKPQTPLQPPMLAKLKKVGEVRISTPEIRKQDVAEMHKRTER, from the exons ATGAAGAGAAATGTGTCTCGATTACGGTTAAGTCCAAATGAAGAAGCTCAACTCATTCGAGAGGAACACGAGAGGAGAAGGAAGctgcgaatacaacag GTGCGGGAACAGGAGCGGTATATCGCTCTACAAATCCGCACGGAGGTGCAACTGCGAAGGGAGCGCGAGCTACAAAACCTGGCAGAGGAGTTGAAGGGGGAGTGGGAACAACAGCAGAGTGAGAAACTGAAGACCCTGCAAAAGTTATACCAGGACAATCTCCGAGTTTTGGGAGAGGGACATAGAAGTGCCAAAGAAAAT GAGCCTGACTGGGAGGCAATTGCACAGAAAAATGAGGAGAATCATGTTCGGGCAGATGAGCGCTATCGAGTAGCCCTCAAAGAGCTCAAATCACAGAGACAGAAAGATCAGGAGGAACAAAATCG TTTTATCAAGGCTAGGAAGAAGTCCATACAGGTGGAGAAGCAGAGGGCAGCAAAAGTGGCCAACTTCCCATCCCTTCCACCCAACCCAATTGAG AGTATTGAGTCAAGGAAGCTGCATGCAGTGAAGAAATCAGACGTGGATGCCTTCTCTGTGACTCACTATCATATGCCAGAGACTGCAGTGGACAGGGAAGTCTACACAGCACAG ccaaaCGCACAGGTGGCGGCATTGGAGGAGATGCAGCGCCTGCAGGAGCTAGGACAGGAGGAGCAGAGCGAGAGACGGGAGCAGCTGGAGAAGGCTCGTCTCAGGGGTAACCACGCGCTGAGGAGGGAACAGCTCACACAG GACCGAGCGCGCCTCCTGGTGGAGCTTGAACACATGCATCAGACAGACCTTTTGAGGCGCAGGCAGGTGATGGCTCAGATGCCTGCCCAGATCTTCCAGCCGCTCCACAAGAGACAGGAGATGAGGGAGGACTGGCAGAGGGATATGGAGTTCGCCTTCGAGGACATGTACACTGGAGAGAGGA GAGTGAAAGGTGACCTGGTGCTGCAGCTGGTCCCAGAGCCTCTCCTAGCTGTGTCCACTGGCAGCCAGGATGAAGACCTAGACCTGACCCAGGAGGCCACCCCTGACCTTACACCCTTGGCTGGGGCAGAGGAACAACAGGATGAAG AACCATCCAGGCCTCTAGGTGGCGCTCCCAGACAGGCCTTGAAGAAACTATTGACCCGCATCAGGTCACAGAGAGACCAGTGGAGCTACCGGAGGCTGGCTGATCCCCCAGGTGACTGCCAAACTACTCCGACAGCAGAGTGCGACACGTCCGCAGGCATTACGACCATTGAGACAGGTTCTCTGGCCAGTGAGGAGAGGGGCCGTCCTTTGACCACTATTTCCAGACTCCCAGACCCCTCTCAGTCAGCCCAAG CTATAGAGACAACAGAAGAGTCCATAGTGGCTGGTACCCTGCTCCATCCTGATAAACAAGTCATCAAGATCCACACATTTGAAactgagaggaagaggagg gaggaggagctggagaggcAAAAGCAGGAGCAGATAGCCCTGCTACAGGAgttagaggagaagaagagcaggCTGGAGCTGCTGCTGCAGGAGGcccagcaagagagagagcagctgCAGACGGCCATGAACCAGGACACACCTGCCACATCTGGAACACAGAAAACACCAGCCCAAGACGTCAGCCCTGCTGCTCCAACTCCCGAG TCTACTATACACTCAGCTGCTGAGGATGACCACTCCAGGAGAATCAGAGAGTATCAGCAGCGTCTCTTTGACCAGAACAG GCTTCATAAGCAGTCCGTGGAGGAGGCTCGCCGGCGTCTGGAAGGGTACCAACGCACGCTAAGAAACCGCTACTCTGGTCAAACTAGCTCAACATGTCTCCCTCCTGGTACCACAGCCCGTCCTCTACCACACTTTAAAGGATTAATCAATCCCCCAGCAGTGCCCCTAGAACTCCCCTCTGGTTCTGCCCTgctcccctgtctccctgtagcacttaGTCCCTACTCTAGAGCTCACACCCCTTTGGACCTCCCCACACAGGAGCCCTCCATCTTGGCTCAaactctcttcctccctggcACTACAGTTGGCTCGCATATTAACTCCAGAACCTCACCAGTGCAGCTAGAACCCACCTTTGAAAGCCTAAGGGACCAAAGAGCAGGTGTATGGCTGGCGGAAAATGTGTTTAGTAGGGTGACAGAGGATGTCCCTGAGAAGCTACCGCCACCCTCTACCTCGTTAGACCCCCAGTCCTACAGACCACGTCCTGTTTCCCTCCATCCTACTCCACACATCCCACTCCCATCAAGAACTGACCCCATCCCACCCATCAGCCCAACCCTTTCAGAAGTGGGGGCCCCGGTAAATCCTGGGTCTGTCCTGCGGGCCCCGGACAAGTttggggaggaggtggagaggcagaggcaggagcTACGGGAGGCCCAGCGGCGGGTGGAGGCCCAGAGGGAGGTGCTCTTCATGCAGCAGAGGGAACtggaggaggaacagagggagcagaggaggagacagagggaggcgtTACAGGCACTGCTCACTGCTGATGACACACAG CCTGATCCAGAGACCactgatggtttggggtcagaaGTCCTGGGGTCAGAGCGTCTCCGTCTGATGGCAGCTCTGCTTCGGGCCATCGAGGAGTCCAATGGGCAAACCTCAACATCGGTAGAAACCAGTCAGAGCCAAGATGACACACTCTACGTCCAGAGTTCACACTCAGACAGACCCGCCCCTCACCCACTCCCCCACCCCCGGGCAGCCAAACCCCCGGTGGCCCGTGCCAGGCTGGCCGTCATGGAGATGACAGAGCAGCACGAGCTCAGTGCCATCCAGGAGGTGGAGACGCCAGCCAATGCCAGCCTGATCACAG AAGAGAGTGTGGCGGTATCTATTGAAAGGGCAATCGCAGAAGAACAGGACCACTCGGGCCACTCTGAAAGAGGTCACTCCAGCACCTCTGTGTCCAGTGCATGGGAACACACAGCTGGGACTGGGAGTGAGACATTAACCGGGTCTGGTAGATCCAGCAAGctgtcctggagagagagactacagctGGAGGCTGGTGCCTCTCCTGGACCTG ATCCCACCACAGCACTCCCAGAACGGTCTTATCACTCCTGTCAGTTTGGGAGAGGTGTCCTTGGTAAATCTCCTACAGAG TTGGAGAGCCTGTCCTTCCAGTCAGCCTGTAGACCCTCAGAACCTGACTACCTGTCCTCTACCACCATCTCTTCTGGAAGCTATGCCACCACGGACCCTGAACACACCTCCACGGACCCTGAACACACCTCCACGGACCCTGAACACACCTCCACGGACCCTGAACACACCTCCACCCAAATAG ACTCTTCCCTGCTCATGGCTGGgtttggaatgggaggaggaggaacaaaTAAAAAGACATCGGTCAATGGCTCCTCTTCATCCAGACACAGTCCTTGTAGGGGTGTATCTGGTACCATTTTAGACTCACTCATACACAGCAGCAGTATCCAGCGCATCATAGACAAATACACCAGGGAGCTCAACTTTTCTCTTAGTACTGCTGGGAAccagacag GTCCATCTGCAGTACTAGAGGGGTCAGTGTGTGAGGAGCCAAGCTCCTCTGTGTCGCAGCAGAAGCCCTGGTCTAAGCTACTGCAGGAGAATGAGGGACCAGACAGATCACCTGTTTGGGAGTCAGGAGCTCAGGGGCAGGACCAG GAATGGGACAACACTGTCAACCGGATCATGGATCGCCTCTCAGACAAGTCCTCCTCATTGGTTCTGGACCAGGGGCGGGACTCCACTTTCAGCCCAATGACTGGCCAGCCCTCGGATAAGTCATCCTCGCCGGGCCAAGGTTGGGACTCTACTTTGAGCCGAATGATTGGCCAGCTCTCAGGTCAATCAACCTCACTGGACCACGGGTGGGATTCGACTTTGAGCAGAATGATTGGCGGGCTCTCCAATCAGTCAATCTCTGTCAGCCAGCGACTGGACCAgtcatcccagtggctagatgaaGTCCAGGATGAGAGCCGGGTGATGAGGCCTCTGGCTGGAGAGCTGGATGAGTCTGCTGCCCAATGGAGTGGGAGCTCAG AAGCTGGTGGTTCTAACTCCCTAGGCTGGGTGGATCTGAGGGTCTCGGGCCAGACAGGAGTGTTTTCTGATCCAGAGGGAGCCCCTGAATCCCAGTTACTGAgcagctcctctctccctggACGGGAGCCTCCACACTACCAGAGCCTGCAGCACTCTGGGGCCTGCTCCAAGGAAGCAGACAGGACTGGGG CCTCCGACTCCTTCCACCCCCTCCTGGCTGAGGTCACGCATAACGAGACAGCTGAACCCTTCATGACCTTTCACCTTCCAGAAGAGGAAGTGGAGGGGCTATGTTCCCACGACGAAGATGGTGACCATGAAGCACCTGCAGGGGACCTTGAGCTCTCTGCATGCTCAGAGGAGTTTGAGGATGACACAGACCCCTCTGTCACCTCTGAACCGTCTCCTGAGCGCCTGAGAGGAGCGGAGGAACCACCTCAGCCCTCGCCCGCCCTGCACGACTCCTTGTACCAGCTGACCATATCCCAGTGCCTCCCCCATGACTCTGCCCTGCAGGTATCCCCTGGAGCAGAGGAGGTTGGTCTAGCAGCCTGTGAAGATGTCTCCACTTTGGACATGCCACTTGAAGGAGGGGACACTGATATGGAGAGTACCCCAACACCTCAGAGACTTGACAAAAGAGGTGCTATTAAAATTGAGGACCTGGATGCAGGAGAGCCAGATGACCAGCTATGTTCAGAGTCAAAGATCAGCCCTCCCATCTGGGAGAGAATAATG gAGGTGGGCAGTGTGAAGGGGATTATGAATGAGTCCATGCTGACCCTGGTGAGCCTGACAGACACCACACTACAGGGCCAGGAACTCActgaggaaggagagatagag GAATCAAAGTCGACGATGTTGCCAGAGGAGGACGCCAGTCTACAGGAGAAAGAGACAACCCCCTCTCATGCAG TGATGCTACTGGAGTTCCAGTCGTGTCCCAGCGTGAATCTACAGGAGGCCTTCCAGCCGAAACGCAGGGCCCTGATCCAGAGGTCTGCCCGCAGGGTGGAGGAGATTCAAGCCAAGAGGGATGAAGCCAGAGCCAACACAATCACCAGGGCCCAGTCTGACATCACTGAGAGTAGGGCCAACACAACCACCAGAGCCCAGTCTGACATCAGTGAGAGTAGGGCCAACACAACCACCAGGGCCCAGTCTGACCCAACCACTGTTCAGTCAACCGCTTCTAAacccaggagagaggagaggagtgcagAGTCAACCCATGCAGGAGGATATGCCAAGCAGAAAAAGCAACAGCCAAAGCCCCAAACTCCCTTGCAGCCTCCCATGCTAG CCAAGCTGAAGAAGGTTGGGGAGGTGAGGATCAGCACTCCTGAGATAAGGAAACAGGACGTGGCTGAGATGCATAAGAGAACAGAGAGGTAA
- the LOC109905844 gene encoding uncharacterized protein LOC109905844 isoform X1 has translation MKRNVSRLRLSPNEEAQLIREEHERRRKLRIQQVREQERYIALQIRTEVQLRRERELQNLAEELKGEWEQQQSEKLKTLQKLYQDNLRVLGEGHRSAKENEPDWEAIAQKNEENHVRADERYRVALKELKSQRQKDQEEQNRFIKARKKSIQVEKQRAAKVANFPSLPPNPIESIESRKLHAVKKSDVDAFSVTHYHMPETAVDREVYTAQPNAQVAALEEMQRLQELGQEEQSERREQLEKARLRGNHALRREQLTQDRARLLVELEHMHQTDLLRRRQVMAQMPAQIFQPLHKRQEMREDWQRDMEFAFEDMYTGERRVKGDLVLQLVPEPLLAVSTGSQDEDLDLTQEATPDLTPLAGAEEQQDEEPSRPLGGAPRQALKKLLTRIRSQRDQWSYRRLADPPGDCQTTPTAECDTSAGITTIETGSLASEERGRPLTTISRLPDPSQSAQAIETTEESIVAGTLLHPDKQVIKIHTFETERKRREEELERQKQEQIALLQELEEKKSRLELLLQEAQQEREQLQTAMNQDTPATSGTQKTPAQDVSPAAPTPESTIHSAAEDDHSRRIREYQQRLFDQNRLHKQSVEEARRRLEGYQRTLRNRYSGQTSSTCLPPGTTARPLPHFKGLINPPAVPLELPSGSALLPCLPVALSPYSRAHTPLDLPTQEPSILAQTLFLPGTTVGSHINSRTSPVQLEPTFESLRDQRAGVWLAENVFSRVTEDVPEKLPPPSTSLDPQSYRPRPVSLHPTPHIPLPSRTDPIPPISPTLSEVGAPVNPGSVLRAPDKFGEEVERQRQELREAQRRVEAQREVLFMQQRELEEEQREQRRRQREALQALLTADDTQPDPETTDGLGSEVLGSERLRLMAALLRAIEESNGQTSTSVETSQSQDDTLYVQSSHSDRPAPHPLPHPRAAKPPVARARLAVMEMTEQHELSAIQEVETPANASLITEESVAVSIERAIAEEQDHSGHSERGHSSTSVSSAWEHTAGTGSETLTGSGRSSKLSWRERLQLEAGASPGPDPTTALPERSYHSCQFGRGVLGKSPTELESLSFQSACRPSEPDYLSSTTISSGSYATTDPEHTSTDPEHTSTDPEHTSTDPEHTSTQIDSSLLMAGFGMGGGGTNKKTSVNGSSSSRHSPCRGVSGTILDSLIHSSSIQRIIDKYTRELNFSLSTAGNQTGPSAVLEGSVCEEPSSSVSQQKPWSKLLQENEGPDRSPVWESGAQGQDQEWDNTVNRIMDRLSDKSSSLVLDQGRDSTFSPMTGQPSDKSSSPGQGWDSTLSRMIGQLSGQSTSLDHGWDSTLSRMIGGLSNQSISVSQRLDQSSQWLDEVQDESRVMRPLAGELDESAAQWSGSSEAGGSNSLGWVDLRVSGQTGVFSDPEGAPESQLLSSSSLPGREPPHYQSLQHSGACSKEADRTGASDSFHPLLAEVTHNETAEPFMTFHLPEEEVEGLCSHDEDGDHEAPAGDLELSACSEEFEDDTDPSVTSEPSPERLRGAEEPPQPSPALHDSLYQLTISQCLPHDSALQVSPGAEEVGLAACEDVSTLDMPLEGGDTDMESTPTPQRLDKRGAIKIEDLDAGEPDDQLCSESKISPPIWERIMEVGSVKGIMNESMLTLVSLTDTTLQGQELTEEGEIEESKSTMLPEEDASLQEKETTPSHAVMLLEFQSCPSVNLQEAFQPKRRALIQRSARRVEEIQAKRDEARANTITRAQSDITESRANTTTRAQSDISESRANTTTRAQSDPTTVQSTASKPRREERSAESTHAGGYAKQKKQQPKPQTPLQPPMLAKLKKVGEVRISTPEIRKQDVAEMHKRTERLYSRLDEVKLQKEVRSRQVAYANNREKAKEFHKKTLQKLRAKQSSQ, from the exons ATGAAGAGAAATGTGTCTCGATTACGGTTAAGTCCAAATGAAGAAGCTCAACTCATTCGAGAGGAACACGAGAGGAGAAGGAAGctgcgaatacaacag GTGCGGGAACAGGAGCGGTATATCGCTCTACAAATCCGCACGGAGGTGCAACTGCGAAGGGAGCGCGAGCTACAAAACCTGGCAGAGGAGTTGAAGGGGGAGTGGGAACAACAGCAGAGTGAGAAACTGAAGACCCTGCAAAAGTTATACCAGGACAATCTCCGAGTTTTGGGAGAGGGACATAGAAGTGCCAAAGAAAAT GAGCCTGACTGGGAGGCAATTGCACAGAAAAATGAGGAGAATCATGTTCGGGCAGATGAGCGCTATCGAGTAGCCCTCAAAGAGCTCAAATCACAGAGACAGAAAGATCAGGAGGAACAAAATCG TTTTATCAAGGCTAGGAAGAAGTCCATACAGGTGGAGAAGCAGAGGGCAGCAAAAGTGGCCAACTTCCCATCCCTTCCACCCAACCCAATTGAG AGTATTGAGTCAAGGAAGCTGCATGCAGTGAAGAAATCAGACGTGGATGCCTTCTCTGTGACTCACTATCATATGCCAGAGACTGCAGTGGACAGGGAAGTCTACACAGCACAG ccaaaCGCACAGGTGGCGGCATTGGAGGAGATGCAGCGCCTGCAGGAGCTAGGACAGGAGGAGCAGAGCGAGAGACGGGAGCAGCTGGAGAAGGCTCGTCTCAGGGGTAACCACGCGCTGAGGAGGGAACAGCTCACACAG GACCGAGCGCGCCTCCTGGTGGAGCTTGAACACATGCATCAGACAGACCTTTTGAGGCGCAGGCAGGTGATGGCTCAGATGCCTGCCCAGATCTTCCAGCCGCTCCACAAGAGACAGGAGATGAGGGAGGACTGGCAGAGGGATATGGAGTTCGCCTTCGAGGACATGTACACTGGAGAGAGGA GAGTGAAAGGTGACCTGGTGCTGCAGCTGGTCCCAGAGCCTCTCCTAGCTGTGTCCACTGGCAGCCAGGATGAAGACCTAGACCTGACCCAGGAGGCCACCCCTGACCTTACACCCTTGGCTGGGGCAGAGGAACAACAGGATGAAG AACCATCCAGGCCTCTAGGTGGCGCTCCCAGACAGGCCTTGAAGAAACTATTGACCCGCATCAGGTCACAGAGAGACCAGTGGAGCTACCGGAGGCTGGCTGATCCCCCAGGTGACTGCCAAACTACTCCGACAGCAGAGTGCGACACGTCCGCAGGCATTACGACCATTGAGACAGGTTCTCTGGCCAGTGAGGAGAGGGGCCGTCCTTTGACCACTATTTCCAGACTCCCAGACCCCTCTCAGTCAGCCCAAG CTATAGAGACAACAGAAGAGTCCATAGTGGCTGGTACCCTGCTCCATCCTGATAAACAAGTCATCAAGATCCACACATTTGAAactgagaggaagaggagg gaggaggagctggagaggcAAAAGCAGGAGCAGATAGCCCTGCTACAGGAgttagaggagaagaagagcaggCTGGAGCTGCTGCTGCAGGAGGcccagcaagagagagagcagctgCAGACGGCCATGAACCAGGACACACCTGCCACATCTGGAACACAGAAAACACCAGCCCAAGACGTCAGCCCTGCTGCTCCAACTCCCGAG TCTACTATACACTCAGCTGCTGAGGATGACCACTCCAGGAGAATCAGAGAGTATCAGCAGCGTCTCTTTGACCAGAACAG GCTTCATAAGCAGTCCGTGGAGGAGGCTCGCCGGCGTCTGGAAGGGTACCAACGCACGCTAAGAAACCGCTACTCTGGTCAAACTAGCTCAACATGTCTCCCTCCTGGTACCACAGCCCGTCCTCTACCACACTTTAAAGGATTAATCAATCCCCCAGCAGTGCCCCTAGAACTCCCCTCTGGTTCTGCCCTgctcccctgtctccctgtagcacttaGTCCCTACTCTAGAGCTCACACCCCTTTGGACCTCCCCACACAGGAGCCCTCCATCTTGGCTCAaactctcttcctccctggcACTACAGTTGGCTCGCATATTAACTCCAGAACCTCACCAGTGCAGCTAGAACCCACCTTTGAAAGCCTAAGGGACCAAAGAGCAGGTGTATGGCTGGCGGAAAATGTGTTTAGTAGGGTGACAGAGGATGTCCCTGAGAAGCTACCGCCACCCTCTACCTCGTTAGACCCCCAGTCCTACAGACCACGTCCTGTTTCCCTCCATCCTACTCCACACATCCCACTCCCATCAAGAACTGACCCCATCCCACCCATCAGCCCAACCCTTTCAGAAGTGGGGGCCCCGGTAAATCCTGGGTCTGTCCTGCGGGCCCCGGACAAGTttggggaggaggtggagaggcagaggcaggagcTACGGGAGGCCCAGCGGCGGGTGGAGGCCCAGAGGGAGGTGCTCTTCATGCAGCAGAGGGAACtggaggaggaacagagggagcagaggaggagacagagggaggcgtTACAGGCACTGCTCACTGCTGATGACACACAG CCTGATCCAGAGACCactgatggtttggggtcagaaGTCCTGGGGTCAGAGCGTCTCCGTCTGATGGCAGCTCTGCTTCGGGCCATCGAGGAGTCCAATGGGCAAACCTCAACATCGGTAGAAACCAGTCAGAGCCAAGATGACACACTCTACGTCCAGAGTTCACACTCAGACAGACCCGCCCCTCACCCACTCCCCCACCCCCGGGCAGCCAAACCCCCGGTGGCCCGTGCCAGGCTGGCCGTCATGGAGATGACAGAGCAGCACGAGCTCAGTGCCATCCAGGAGGTGGAGACGCCAGCCAATGCCAGCCTGATCACAG AAGAGAGTGTGGCGGTATCTATTGAAAGGGCAATCGCAGAAGAACAGGACCACTCGGGCCACTCTGAAAGAGGTCACTCCAGCACCTCTGTGTCCAGTGCATGGGAACACACAGCTGGGACTGGGAGTGAGACATTAACCGGGTCTGGTAGATCCAGCAAGctgtcctggagagagagactacagctGGAGGCTGGTGCCTCTCCTGGACCTG ATCCCACCACAGCACTCCCAGAACGGTCTTATCACTCCTGTCAGTTTGGGAGAGGTGTCCTTGGTAAATCTCCTACAGAG TTGGAGAGCCTGTCCTTCCAGTCAGCCTGTAGACCCTCAGAACCTGACTACCTGTCCTCTACCACCATCTCTTCTGGAAGCTATGCCACCACGGACCCTGAACACACCTCCACGGACCCTGAACACACCTCCACGGACCCTGAACACACCTCCACGGACCCTGAACACACCTCCACCCAAATAG ACTCTTCCCTGCTCATGGCTGGgtttggaatgggaggaggaggaacaaaTAAAAAGACATCGGTCAATGGCTCCTCTTCATCCAGACACAGTCCTTGTAGGGGTGTATCTGGTACCATTTTAGACTCACTCATACACAGCAGCAGTATCCAGCGCATCATAGACAAATACACCAGGGAGCTCAACTTTTCTCTTAGTACTGCTGGGAAccagacag GTCCATCTGCAGTACTAGAGGGGTCAGTGTGTGAGGAGCCAAGCTCCTCTGTGTCGCAGCAGAAGCCCTGGTCTAAGCTACTGCAGGAGAATGAGGGACCAGACAGATCACCTGTTTGGGAGTCAGGAGCTCAGGGGCAGGACCAG GAATGGGACAACACTGTCAACCGGATCATGGATCGCCTCTCAGACAAGTCCTCCTCATTGGTTCTGGACCAGGGGCGGGACTCCACTTTCAGCCCAATGACTGGCCAGCCCTCGGATAAGTCATCCTCGCCGGGCCAAGGTTGGGACTCTACTTTGAGCCGAATGATTGGCCAGCTCTCAGGTCAATCAACCTCACTGGACCACGGGTGGGATTCGACTTTGAGCAGAATGATTGGCGGGCTCTCCAATCAGTCAATCTCTGTCAGCCAGCGACTGGACCAgtcatcccagtggctagatgaaGTCCAGGATGAGAGCCGGGTGATGAGGCCTCTGGCTGGAGAGCTGGATGAGTCTGCTGCCCAATGGAGTGGGAGCTCAG AAGCTGGTGGTTCTAACTCCCTAGGCTGGGTGGATCTGAGGGTCTCGGGCCAGACAGGAGTGTTTTCTGATCCAGAGGGAGCCCCTGAATCCCAGTTACTGAgcagctcctctctccctggACGGGAGCCTCCACACTACCAGAGCCTGCAGCACTCTGGGGCCTGCTCCAAGGAAGCAGACAGGACTGGGG CCTCCGACTCCTTCCACCCCCTCCTGGCTGAGGTCACGCATAACGAGACAGCTGAACCCTTCATGACCTTTCACCTTCCAGAAGAGGAAGTGGAGGGGCTATGTTCCCACGACGAAGATGGTGACCATGAAGCACCTGCAGGGGACCTTGAGCTCTCTGCATGCTCAGAGGAGTTTGAGGATGACACAGACCCCTCTGTCACCTCTGAACCGTCTCCTGAGCGCCTGAGAGGAGCGGAGGAACCACCTCAGCCCTCGCCCGCCCTGCACGACTCCTTGTACCAGCTGACCATATCCCAGTGCCTCCCCCATGACTCTGCCCTGCAGGTATCCCCTGGAGCAGAGGAGGTTGGTCTAGCAGCCTGTGAAGATGTCTCCACTTTGGACATGCCACTTGAAGGAGGGGACACTGATATGGAGAGTACCCCAACACCTCAGAGACTTGACAAAAGAGGTGCTATTAAAATTGAGGACCTGGATGCAGGAGAGCCAGATGACCAGCTATGTTCAGAGTCAAAGATCAGCCCTCCCATCTGGGAGAGAATAATG gAGGTGGGCAGTGTGAAGGGGATTATGAATGAGTCCATGCTGACCCTGGTGAGCCTGACAGACACCACACTACAGGGCCAGGAACTCActgaggaaggagagatagag GAATCAAAGTCGACGATGTTGCCAGAGGAGGACGCCAGTCTACAGGAGAAAGAGACAACCCCCTCTCATGCAG TGATGCTACTGGAGTTCCAGTCGTGTCCCAGCGTGAATCTACAGGAGGCCTTCCAGCCGAAACGCAGGGCCCTGATCCAGAGGTCTGCCCGCAGGGTGGAGGAGATTCAAGCCAAGAGGGATGAAGCCAGAGCCAACACAATCACCAGGGCCCAGTCTGACATCACTGAGAGTAGGGCCAACACAACCACCAGAGCCCAGTCTGACATCAGTGAGAGTAGGGCCAACACAACCACCAGGGCCCAGTCTGACCCAACCACTGTTCAGTCAACCGCTTCTAAacccaggagagaggagaggagtgcagAGTCAACCCATGCAGGAGGATATGCCAAGCAGAAAAAGCAACAGCCAAAGCCCCAAACTCCCTTGCAGCCTCCCATGCTAG CCAAGCTGAAGAAGGTTGGGGAGGTGAGGATCAGCACTCCTGAGATAAGGAAACAGGACGTGGCTGAGATGCATAAGAGAACAGAGAG GTTGTACAGCCGACTAGATGAGGTGAAGCTTCAGAAGGAGGTCAGGAGCAGACAGGTGGCATATGCCAACAACAGGGAGAAGGCCAAAGAGTTTCATAAG AAAACCTTACAGAAGCTACGGGCCAAGCAGTCTTCGCAATGA